CAGGATTCGCGCCCTTGCTTCCAGCGAATACCCGTAGAATTGTTTCTAGCTTTTAACTGAGAAAAGCCTAAGAAAAACCCAAAGTTATAATAGAGCCTTGCTGATGCTAGATGGAGACTACGCGGGTCGCGATTTCATGATGAACCCAGCCCTACAGTACCCAATCTTCGGCCCGGAGATTCAGTGTCCCCACTGTCGTCAGACAATTCCGGCATTGACCCTGACCGACACCTATCTATGCCAGCGCCACGGAGCTTTTGAAGCGAATCCCAAAACGGGCGAACTGATTCACCTCCAGTCTGGCCGACACTGGCGACAGTGGGATAACGAATGGTATCGCCAGCACACGCATCCCGATGGCATCCGATTTGAAATCCATGAAGCGCTCGATCGCCTCTATACCCAGGGCTATCGCGCTACCCGCGTAATCATTGCCCGTCGCTACCAGGATTTGATCAGCACCTACCTTGACCGCAGTGCCCCCTGGCGCGGCCAGGCAGACGCTAGCACTCGCCCCCGCCTCTACGGGCTGCCCGTAGAGTTCAGCCCCGACCCGAAGGAGGAGCCATGTTGGGATGTGATTAACTTTGACCTGGAGAAAGAGCCGGGTGCGCCCGTGCGGTATCCCTACTTTCGGCTGTTTGAGTAGCTTGCGCGAGCCATGCATCACGCTTCAATTCGCACTGCCGATATCTTTCGGGCGATCGCCTTTTATGAGCGGCTGGGCTTCACGGTGTGCGAGCGGTTCACGGCGGGCATCACGCTGGGCTGCTGGATGGAGGGACTAGGCGGACGCATCGAGCTATTGCAGGTGCCCCAGCCCAGGGCCGCAGCAGATGCCTTTGGGGATGAGCATTACACGGGTTACTATCACCTATCGTTTGACCTGACGGAAGCAGTCGAGAGTTTGCCGGACTGGCTGGAACATTTGCAGCAAGATTTTGCCCAGGCGGCCGCCGCAGGCGAGGGCGATGCGCTGAAGGTGCTGCTGGAGCCGACGCAGCAGATGATCGGCGATCGCATCTACGAAGTCGCGTTTGTGGCAGA
The Thermoleptolyngbya sichuanensis A183 DNA segment above includes these coding regions:
- a CDS encoding TIGR02652 family protein; its protein translation is MMNPALQYPIFGPEIQCPHCRQTIPALTLTDTYLCQRHGAFEANPKTGELIHLQSGRHWRQWDNEWYRQHTHPDGIRFEIHEALDRLYTQGYRATRVIIARRYQDLISTYLDRSAPWRGQADASTRPRLYGLPVEFSPDPKEEPCWDVINFDLEKEPGAPVRYPYFRLFE
- a CDS encoding VOC family protein, producing MHHASIRTADIFRAIAFYERLGFTVCERFTAGITLGCWMEGLGGRIELLQVPQPRAAADAFGDEHYTGYYHLSFDLTEAVESLPDWLEHLQQDFAQAAAAGEGDALKVLLEPTQQMIGDRIYEVAFVADSDGLPLEFIRVLGERGGA